A genome region from Paramisgurnus dabryanus chromosome 12, PD_genome_1.1, whole genome shotgun sequence includes the following:
- the LOC135738537 gene encoding trace amine-associated receptor 4-like, whose protein sequence is MYFNETENILLCYPLHPDSCPRAHRLTVVKVAMYAFISLMILMIVFGNLLIIISISHFKQLQSPTHLIVQSLAVCDCLLGSLVMPYGMVRSVEGCWFLGDVICKVYSSLDMTLCFSSLLHLSLISIDRYLAICDPLKYKMRITNNTVTVFITFTWIFSFVYCFSVAFSGVNAVGLEAFILQMSCFGGCVLFFNKEWGLTGVILLFIIPGTIMSSLYIIIFNVVRKHAKVLSEKVSVTTTGVNSQSSAHRERKAAKTLALVMGVFFLCCLPYSVATAVNPFLSFVIPADVFDVLVWLAYFNSACNPLIYGFFYPRFQKAFKTLISTYIFVLNHSHTLIFE, encoded by the coding sequence ATGTATTTCAATGAGACTGAGAATATTCTCCTGTGTTATCCTTTACATCCAGACTCTTGTCCTAGAGCTCATCGTCTCACTGTGGTTAAAGTGGCAATGTACGCTTTCATTTCACTCATGATCCTCATGATAGTTTTTGGGAATCTGCTGAtcatcatctccatctctcacttcaaaCAGCTTCAGTCTCCAACTCATCTGATCGTTCAGTCATTGGCTGTGTGTGACTGTCTGCTGGGTTCACTGGTGATGCCCTATGGTATGGTGCGATCTGTCGAGGGCTGCTGGTTTTTGGGAGATGTTATTTGTAAAGTTTATTCTAGTTTGGACATGACCCTCTGTTTTTCTTCTTTGTTACATCTTAGTTTAATATCTATTGATAGATACTTGGCCATCTGTGACCCGCTGAAGTACAAAATGAGGATAACAAACAACACTGTGACTGTATTTATCACATTTACATGGATCTTTTCATTTGTGTACTGCTTTTCTGTTGCGTTTTCAGGGGTTAATGCTGTTGGTCTTGAAGCTTTTATATTACAGATGTCTTGTTTTGGTGGCTGTgttctgttttttaacaaagaaTGGGGACTTACTGGTGTAatcttgttatttattattccaGGAACTATAATGAGCTCTCTGTATATCATCATATTCAATGTTGTGAGAAAACACGCAAAGGTTTTGTCAGAGAAAGTGTCTGTGACCACCACAGGTGTTAACAGTCAAAGCTCTGcacacagagaaagaaaagcaGCTAAAACTCTGGCTCTTGTTATGGGCGTTTTCTTTCTCTGCTGCCTGCCTTATTCTGTTGCCACTGCTGTTAATCCTTTCCTAAGTTTTGTGATCCCAGCtgatgtttttgatgttttagtTTGGCTTGCATATTTTAACTCGGCTTGTAATCCTTTGatctatggatttttttatccTCGCTTTCAGAAGGCCTTTAAGACTCTCATTTCCACTTATATCTTTGTATTAAATCATTCACATACTCTGATATTTGAATGA